In Alicyclobacillus macrosporangiidus CPP55, a single window of DNA contains:
- the ychF gene encoding redox-regulated ATPase YchF, producing the protein MPLQAGIVGLPNVGKSTLFNAITRAGAEAANYPFCTIDPNVGVVEVPDERLQGLAAIVHPRRIVPTTFEFVDIAGLVAGASRGEGLGNQFLGHIREVDAIVHVVRCFEDDDITHVSGSVDPARDIEVIDLELILADLESVQRRLEKARRNMKSGEKRFAIEVEALESLQAALESGRPARSVALPEEAREVLRDLHLLTTKPVLYAANVDEASAADPDGNPHVQAVRAKAAAEGAEVVVISAQLEAEIAELEGEDRDAFLRDLGLHESGLDRLIRSAYRLLGLITYFTAGEPEVRAWTIRQGTKAPQAAGIIHSDFERGFIRAEVISYEDLVAAGSYAAAREAGKVRLEGKDYVVRDGDVMHFRFNV; encoded by the coding sequence ATGCCACTTCAGGCTGGGATCGTGGGTCTGCCGAATGTCGGCAAGTCCACGTTGTTCAACGCCATCACCCGCGCGGGCGCGGAAGCGGCGAATTATCCATTTTGTACTATAGATCCAAATGTCGGTGTGGTGGAGGTGCCGGATGAACGGTTGCAAGGGCTCGCCGCCATCGTCCATCCGCGCCGAATCGTACCCACCACCTTCGAATTCGTCGACATCGCGGGTCTGGTGGCCGGCGCCAGCAGAGGCGAGGGGCTGGGGAACCAGTTTCTCGGCCACATCCGGGAAGTCGACGCCATCGTCCATGTCGTGCGCTGCTTCGAGGATGACGACATCACGCACGTCAGCGGTTCCGTCGACCCCGCGCGAGATATCGAGGTCATCGATCTCGAACTGATCCTCGCCGATCTTGAGTCTGTGCAAAGGCGCCTGGAAAAGGCACGGCGCAACATGAAGTCGGGTGAGAAACGGTTCGCGATCGAAGTGGAGGCGCTGGAGTCGCTGCAGGCGGCCCTCGAATCCGGCCGCCCAGCGCGCAGCGTGGCGCTCCCTGAGGAGGCACGGGAGGTCTTGCGCGACCTGCACCTGTTGACGACGAAACCGGTGTTGTACGCGGCCAATGTGGACGAGGCTTCCGCCGCCGACCCCGATGGGAATCCGCATGTGCAGGCGGTCCGCGCCAAGGCGGCCGCGGAAGGGGCGGAGGTCGTCGTCATCAGCGCTCAACTGGAGGCGGAGATCGCCGAATTGGAAGGGGAGGATCGCGACGCGTTCCTGCGCGACCTCGGTCTTCACGAGTCTGGCCTCGACCGGCTCATCCGCTCCGCGTACCGGCTGCTCGGGCTCATCACCTACTTCACCGCCGGGGAGCCGGAGGTGCGCGCGTGGACCATCCGACAGGGGACAAAAGCCCCGCAGGCCGCCGGCATCATACACTCGGACTTCGAGCGCGGATTCATCCGAGCCGAGGTGATCAGCTACGAAGACCTGGTCGCCGCAGGCTCCTACGCAGCTGCCCGGGAGGCCGGGAAGGTTCGGCTGGAGGGCAAAGACTATGTGGTCCGCGACGGCGACGTGATGCATTTTCGCTTCAACGTGTGA
- the rpsF gene encoding 30S ribosomal protein S6, translated as MRQYETMYLLKPDLEPEKTAELVAKYKAAVTEHGGEITQLQEIGKRRLAYEINHHREGYYVLMQYNANTDFTRELERMMRIDDNVLRYLTVRVGE; from the coding sequence ATGCGCCAGTATGAGACGATGTATCTCCTCAAGCCAGACCTTGAACCAGAGAAGACCGCGGAGTTGGTCGCGAAGTACAAGGCGGCCGTGACTGAGCACGGCGGTGAGATCACCCAGCTCCAGGAGATCGGAAAGCGGCGTCTGGCCTACGAGATCAATCACCATCGCGAAGGTTATTACGTGTTGATGCAGTACAACGCCAACACGGACTTTACCCGCGAGCTGGAACGCATGATGAGAATCGATGACAACGTGCTTCGGTATCTCACCGTGCGCGTAGGCGAATAG
- a CDS encoding single-stranded DNA-binding protein: MLNRVVLIGRLTQDPELRYTNSGTAVASFGLAVDRPRPNQAGERETDFINIVVWQKQAELCAQYLHKGRLAAVDGRLQIRTYENRDGQKVRVAEVVAETVRFLDRGDQSASAGQAAPAARPAPAAAPDPRRAPAPRFEDDPFADDSQMIDISDDDLPF; this comes from the coding sequence ATGTTGAATCGGGTGGTACTCATCGGCAGGCTGACGCAGGACCCGGAGTTGCGCTACACCAATTCCGGAACTGCGGTGGCGTCGTTCGGATTGGCGGTGGATCGCCCGCGTCCGAACCAGGCCGGGGAACGCGAGACGGATTTCATCAACATCGTCGTCTGGCAGAAACAGGCTGAACTGTGCGCCCAGTACTTGCACAAAGGCCGTCTGGCGGCGGTGGATGGCCGCTTGCAGATCCGCACCTATGAAAACCGCGACGGCCAAAAGGTCCGCGTCGCGGAAGTGGTGGCGGAGACGGTCCGCTTCTTGGACCGGGGTGACCAGAGCGCATCTGCAGGACAGGCAGCTCCGGCGGCGCGTCCGGCACCGGCTGCCGCACCCGATCCTCGGCGGGCACCTGCCCCTCGCTTTGAAGACGATCCGTTCGCGGACGACAGTCAGATGATCGACATCTCCGATGACGATCTACCGTTCTGA
- the rpsR gene encoding 30S ribosomal protein S18, translating into MPRKGRGGKRRKVCQFCVEKIDQADYKDVARLSKFLTDRGKIIPRRISGNCARHQRQVTVAIKRARQMALLAYTTE; encoded by the coding sequence ATGCCTCGCAAAGGACGTGGCGGCAAGCGTCGTAAGGTCTGCCAGTTCTGTGTGGAGAAGATCGATCAGGCCGACTACAAGGACGTCGCGCGCCTGAGCAAGTTTCTCACCGATCGCGGTAAGATCATTCCGCGGCGCATCTCTGGGAACTGCGCGCGCCATCAGCGGCAGGTGACGGTGGCCATCAAGCGTGCGCGCCAAATGGCGTTGCTCGCCTACACGACCGAGTGA
- a CDS encoding MazG-like family protein → MSQADGPMRIARKLRSIETAKTELVYQVAEVFRVIQSGNEREIAESLGGVVAIAYLLGQQLGVDLAGIDRAARTTLPRALGEDPDHAADFEHVQRYLSFK, encoded by the coding sequence ATGTCGCAGGCGGATGGACCCATGCGGATCGCCCGGAAGCTGCGTTCCATCGAGACCGCGAAGACGGAGTTGGTGTACCAGGTGGCGGAGGTGTTCCGTGTCATCCAGAGCGGCAATGAGCGGGAGATCGCCGAATCGCTGGGCGGGGTCGTCGCCATCGCTTATTTGCTCGGCCAACAGTTGGGTGTGGACCTGGCGGGCATCGACCGCGCCGCACGCACCACATTGCCCCGTGCGCTCGGAGAAGACCCGGACCACGCGGCCGATTTCGAACATGTGCAGAGGTACCTGAGCTTCAAGTAG
- a CDS encoding DUF2232 domain-containing protein → MNEGGQFSREARTAAVVFFVLLGMTLVPPFTLLTAWLLPVPMIVFWRLGHRRVAMVLTGVVALALWAGGMGMAGVFMALGVGFVSYVMAESMRTVESPFAAIITGALVFIMMELVVLALIRWSGIDIFDALVRDLQDSLRQQQGMMGLDDAAVRTLAADVAQWIRLMFPAVISVVSVLLAGVNLVAARWLLRDRIAPKPLLSAVRLPSSVVLVYVLSLAAVLLGWPKETPFGWQLVNNAAFLAGFFLGVQGVSFLWRRVRGRTGQHLWLVLMLAGSLLRPVSSIYIVLGVIDVMNHSRRRLG, encoded by the coding sequence ATGAACGAAGGCGGGCAATTCAGCCGCGAGGCCAGGACGGCCGCGGTGGTTTTTTTCGTCCTCCTGGGGATGACCCTGGTGCCGCCGTTCACATTGTTGACAGCTTGGCTTTTACCCGTTCCCATGATTGTCTTCTGGCGGCTCGGCCACAGGCGGGTGGCCATGGTGCTGACGGGCGTGGTCGCGTTGGCGCTGTGGGCTGGCGGTATGGGCATGGCGGGTGTATTTATGGCGCTGGGCGTCGGGTTTGTCTCCTATGTGATGGCCGAGTCCATGCGGACGGTAGAGTCCCCGTTTGCAGCGATCATCACCGGTGCGCTGGTGTTCATCATGATGGAACTGGTGGTGCTGGCGCTCATTCGTTGGAGCGGGATCGACATCTTCGACGCATTGGTGCGCGACCTCCAGGATTCCTTGCGCCAACAGCAGGGGATGATGGGGCTCGACGACGCGGCGGTGCGGACGTTGGCGGCCGACGTGGCGCAGTGGATCCGACTGATGTTCCCCGCGGTCATCAGCGTCGTCTCCGTGCTGTTGGCCGGAGTGAATCTGGTCGCGGCCCGCTGGCTGCTTCGCGACCGGATCGCGCCGAAACCGCTGTTGTCCGCAGTCCGTCTGCCGAGCTCGGTCGTTCTGGTATACGTACTATCGCTGGCCGCCGTGTTGCTTGGCTGGCCAAAGGAGACACCGTTCGGGTGGCAGTTGGTCAACAATGCCGCGTTTTTGGCGGGCTTTTTCCTCGGCGTCCAGGGTGTTTCTTTCCTCTGGCGCCGCGTGCGCGGGCGAACGGGCCAGCACCTGTGGCTGGTGTTGATGTTGGCCGGATCGTTGTTGCGGCCCGTGAGCAGCATCTATATCGTGCTCGGCGTGATCGACGTGATGAACCATTCCCGGCGGAGGCTGGGTTGA
- the rplI gene encoding 50S ribosomal protein L9: MKVILMADVKGHGKKGDIVNVSEGYARNFLFPRKLAVEANDANLQQLKAQQDAKARKEAQELAAALRLAEQLNDLKVSIPAQAGEGGRLFGAVTTKHIGEALAKLGFDLDRRKIQLPEPIKALGGYRVQIKLHPEVTATVTVFVEQSP; the protein is encoded by the coding sequence GTGAAGGTCATCCTGATGGCCGACGTGAAGGGCCATGGGAAAAAGGGCGACATCGTCAACGTTTCGGAAGGCTACGCGCGCAATTTCCTCTTTCCGCGCAAGCTCGCGGTGGAGGCGAACGACGCCAATCTTCAGCAGCTGAAGGCCCAGCAGGACGCGAAGGCGCGCAAGGAGGCTCAGGAGTTGGCGGCTGCCCTCCGGCTCGCGGAACAACTCAACGACCTCAAGGTGTCCATCCCGGCCCAGGCAGGGGAAGGTGGGCGTCTGTTCGGCGCCGTGACGACGAAACACATCGGTGAGGCGTTGGCGAAATTGGGATTCGACTTGGATCGCCGCAAAATCCAATTGCCGGAACCTATCAAGGCGCTCGGCGGGTACCGCGTACAGATCAAACTCCATCCTGAGGTGACCGCCACCGTCACCGTGTTCGTCGAGCAGTCGCCCTGA
- the dnaB gene encoding replicative DNA helicase translates to MEAQGTLREDVKPDWGSAPGAEFRLPPQHIEAEQAVLGAMLISPDAVALATELLTADDFYRRPHQVIFQAMADLYEQGQPVDVITTTAALQAADGALESVGGAEYVANLAAAMPTALHVQHYASIVREKATLRRVIQAAGEIAQLAYSADLAAAEVLAEAERIILHLAQNQRVRDFTHISEVLEATFEKIEQLYESEGKLTGVPTGYSELDRMTSGLQRSDLIIVAARPSVGKTAFALNIAQNVAVRAGLPVAIFSLEMSKEQLVQRMLCAEAFIDGHKLRNGTLDADDWPKLSMAVSTLSNAPIYIDDTPGITVAEMRSKLRRLKAEVGLSFVVIDYLQLIHGRRMASENRQQEISDISRSLKQLARELDVPVMALAQLSRSVEQRQDKRPMLSDIRESGSIEQDADVVAFLYRDDYYDPETEKKNVVEVLIGKQRNGPTGKVELVFLKNFNKFVNLERVHGAG, encoded by the coding sequence ATGGAAGCGCAGGGAACATTGCGGGAGGACGTGAAGCCGGATTGGGGTTCTGCGCCCGGGGCTGAGTTCCGGCTTCCTCCCCAACACATCGAGGCGGAACAGGCGGTGCTCGGCGCCATGTTGATCTCGCCGGACGCGGTGGCGCTGGCGACGGAGCTTCTGACGGCCGATGACTTCTACCGCAGGCCGCACCAGGTGATCTTCCAGGCCATGGCGGATCTCTACGAGCAGGGGCAACCGGTGGACGTCATCACCACCACGGCCGCGCTGCAGGCCGCCGACGGCGCGCTGGAGAGCGTCGGAGGCGCCGAGTACGTGGCGAATTTGGCGGCCGCGATGCCGACCGCGCTTCATGTCCAGCACTACGCATCCATCGTCCGGGAGAAGGCGACGCTCCGACGGGTGATTCAGGCCGCGGGCGAAATTGCGCAGCTGGCGTACAGTGCAGACTTGGCTGCGGCCGAGGTGTTGGCGGAGGCGGAACGGATCATCCTGCACTTGGCGCAAAACCAGCGCGTCCGAGATTTCACCCACATCTCCGAGGTCCTCGAGGCGACCTTTGAGAAAATAGAGCAACTCTACGAGAGCGAAGGGAAACTGACCGGTGTGCCGACCGGGTACAGCGAACTCGACCGGATGACGAGCGGGCTGCAGCGTTCGGATCTCATCATCGTCGCGGCCCGGCCTTCGGTCGGAAAGACGGCATTCGCGCTCAACATCGCGCAGAACGTGGCCGTCCGGGCGGGGTTGCCGGTGGCCATCTTCAGCCTCGAGATGTCGAAGGAACAGCTGGTTCAGCGGATGCTGTGCGCCGAGGCGTTCATCGACGGGCACAAGTTGCGCAACGGGACGCTCGACGCCGACGATTGGCCGAAGTTGTCGATGGCCGTCAGCACGCTCAGCAATGCGCCGATTTACATCGACGACACGCCAGGCATCACCGTCGCGGAGATGCGCAGCAAGCTGCGCCGCTTGAAGGCGGAGGTCGGCCTGTCGTTCGTCGTGATCGACTACCTTCAGCTGATCCACGGCAGGCGCATGGCATCGGAGAACCGCCAGCAGGAGATCTCGGACATCTCCCGCTCCCTCAAACAGTTGGCAAGGGAGTTGGACGTGCCGGTGATGGCGCTGGCGCAGCTGAGCCGGTCGGTCGAGCAGCGCCAGGATAAGCGGCCGATGCTGTCGGACATCCGTGAGTCGGGCAGCATCGAACAGGATGCGGACGTGGTCGCGTTTCTCTACCGAGACGATTACTACGATCCGGAGACGGAGAAGAAAAACGTGGTGGAGGTCCTGATTGGCAAACAGCGCAACGGCCCGACGGGCAAGGTCGAACTGGTCTTCCTGAAGAACTTCAACAAATTCGTGAATCTGGAAAGAGTGCACGGCGCGGGATGA
- a CDS encoding response regulator codes for MATILVVEDEEPIANILKYSLEREGYQVHTALDGAEAVRLARRIHPHLILLDVMLPEKDGFEVCREIRSFSTAPVIMLTARNAEVDKVLGLELGADDYVTKPFSTRELLARIKANLRRTALEEVAQPDGARGHLHLRDVIIDLDTYTVSKRGRIIPLTHREFELLSFLASHPGVVFTREQLLRQVWGSAYGGDERTVDVTIRRLREKLEDDPSNPVYVLTRRGVGYFATR; via the coding sequence GTGGCCACCATCCTCGTGGTGGAAGACGAGGAGCCGATTGCGAACATTCTTAAATACTCCCTAGAACGGGAGGGGTACCAGGTGCACACCGCCCTGGATGGGGCGGAAGCGGTGCGGCTGGCGCGCCGGATCCATCCGCACCTGATCCTGCTCGACGTGATGTTGCCTGAAAAGGATGGGTTTGAGGTCTGCCGCGAGATTCGGTCGTTCAGCACCGCACCGGTCATCATGCTCACCGCTCGCAACGCGGAGGTCGACAAGGTGCTTGGACTGGAACTCGGTGCGGACGACTACGTCACCAAACCATTCAGTACGCGGGAACTGCTCGCGCGCATCAAGGCCAATCTGCGCCGCACCGCATTGGAGGAGGTGGCCCAGCCCGACGGGGCGCGAGGTCACCTGCACCTCCGTGACGTGATCATCGATCTCGACACGTACACCGTGTCCAAGCGGGGGCGCATCATCCCGCTGACGCACAGGGAGTTCGAATTGCTCTCGTTCCTCGCCTCTCACCCCGGCGTGGTCTTCACGCGCGAACAGCTGTTGCGTCAGGTGTGGGGCAGTGCGTACGGCGGCGACGAACGCACCGTCGACGTCACGATCCGGCGCCTGCGCGAAAAGCTGGAGGATGATCCGAGCAACCCGGTGTACGTGTTGACCAGGCGGGGTGTGGGGTACTTTGCCACGCGGTAG
- a CDS encoding ATP-binding protein: MPRGSGIARSIRTKLVVLFVLLILFALELIGAYFVRALTASLIRTNTEAVQNQAQLTATIVAPELDAQDRKPGDTPSLLGSLPRLFNGAVYVLDPQGVVKDTTAGSALIGQKRVDSVATQALVERKTTTAIRFDPLTQQHLLAVAVPVFRQRQFAGIVENVVPIQSTYDTIRQVTTIYYTSSVLVLVLTALLGIALSRTLTGHVVAVTRQARKLASGDYSQRLDVKSDDEIGDLAAAINDLTDKLEDAIAANARERDRLQAILKYMGDGVVAFDAHLQPLFENDAAQRLLSGVAKHDVAEVLGIPSPLPDEAGERMYIREFDDALIHVHVTAIRRHGAIDGYVALIRDVTREEKLQRARRDFVANVSHELRTPLTTIKSYVEALLMNEQDPETREQFLHVVEHEADRMVRLTEDLLQLSGLESGERSYQEVQVDIVQWLDRAERRFALSAQSQGVRLQVEARARGCLWGDADLLDRLLDNLVSNALQYTPSGGSVTVRAERDGGCLRLTVADTGIGIPAEDLPHVFERFYRVDKARSRRRGGTGLGLALAREIAERHGGRIRIDSRVGEGTTVVVSLPLEEGGCL, translated from the coding sequence TTGCCACGCGGTAGCGGTATTGCGCGCAGCATCCGAACCAAGCTGGTGGTCCTCTTTGTGCTCCTGATCCTGTTCGCGCTGGAGCTCATCGGGGCGTACTTCGTGCGCGCCCTGACCGCGTCCTTGATTCGGACCAACACGGAGGCCGTTCAGAACCAGGCTCAGCTCACCGCCACCATCGTCGCGCCCGAGCTCGACGCCCAGGATCGCAAGCCAGGTGACACTCCGTCCTTGCTCGGGTCGCTGCCGCGTCTGTTCAACGGGGCGGTGTACGTCCTCGATCCCCAGGGCGTGGTCAAGGACACCACCGCCGGAAGCGCGCTCATTGGGCAGAAACGAGTGGATTCGGTGGCCACCCAGGCCCTGGTCGAGCGCAAGACGACCACGGCCATCCGGTTCGATCCGTTGACACAACAGCACCTGCTCGCCGTCGCGGTGCCCGTGTTTCGGCAGCGGCAGTTCGCGGGCATCGTCGAAAACGTCGTGCCCATCCAATCGACCTATGACACCATTCGCCAAGTGACGACCATCTACTACACCTCGAGTGTCCTGGTCCTCGTCCTCACCGCATTGCTCGGCATCGCGCTCTCGCGCACGTTGACCGGCCACGTGGTGGCGGTCACCCGCCAGGCGCGCAAGTTGGCGTCAGGCGATTACAGCCAGCGCTTGGACGTAAAGAGCGACGACGAGATCGGGGACTTGGCGGCTGCCATCAACGACCTGACGGATAAATTGGAGGATGCCATCGCGGCCAACGCCCGCGAACGGGATCGCCTGCAGGCGATCCTCAAGTACATGGGAGACGGTGTCGTGGCCTTTGACGCCCACCTGCAGCCGTTATTCGAAAACGACGCCGCGCAGCGCCTTCTGTCCGGGGTGGCGAAGCACGATGTGGCCGAGGTGCTCGGCATTCCGAGTCCGCTGCCGGATGAGGCGGGCGAGCGGATGTACATTCGGGAGTTTGATGACGCACTCATCCACGTGCATGTGACCGCCATCCGCCGACACGGCGCCATCGACGGTTACGTAGCGCTCATCCGCGACGTCACCCGTGAGGAGAAACTGCAGCGGGCGCGGCGCGATTTCGTGGCGAATGTGTCTCATGAGCTGAGGACGCCCTTGACGACCATCAAGTCGTACGTGGAGGCGCTGTTGATGAACGAGCAGGATCCAGAGACGCGGGAACAGTTTCTGCACGTGGTGGAGCATGAGGCAGACCGCATGGTCCGGTTGACCGAGGACCTGCTGCAATTGTCGGGCTTGGAGTCGGGTGAACGTTCGTACCAGGAGGTGCAGGTGGACATCGTCCAGTGGCTGGACCGAGCCGAGCGGCGCTTCGCTTTGTCGGCCCAGTCCCAAGGCGTCCGGCTTCAGGTGGAGGCCCGCGCGCGCGGCTGCCTGTGGGGAGACGCGGATCTCCTGGACCGACTGCTCGACAATTTGGTCAGCAATGCCCTTCAATACACCCCCAGCGGTGGAAGTGTGACCGTTCGCGCCGAACGGGACGGCGGTTGTCTGCGGCTCACCGTCGCAGACACCGGCATCGGCATTCCGGCGGAGGACCTGCCGCACGTCTTTGAACGGTTCTACCGCGTGGACAAGGCTCGCTCGCGGCGCAGGGGAGGTACGGGGCTCGGCTTGGCGCTGGCACGCGAGATCGCGGAGCGGCACGGAGGCAGGATTCGAATCGACAGCCGCGTCGGCGAAGGCACCACCGTGGTGGTGTCCCTCCCGTTGGAGGAGGGGGGATGCTTGTGA